A stretch of Rhododendron vialii isolate Sample 1 chromosome 4a, ASM3025357v1 DNA encodes these proteins:
- the LOC131323233 gene encoding protein GAST1 — MGGKPCVMRFYLIMVLLLVEENNAMMIATESPTPQPQPTGNLPTYGATPGSLHPQECSPQCTTRCSKTAYKKPCMFFCQKCCSKCLCVPPGTYGNKQFCPCYNNWKTKRGGPKCP; from the exons ATGGGAGGGAAACCTTGCGTCATGAGGTTTTATCTAATAATGGTGCTTCTCCTAGTGGAAGAGAACAAT GCTATGATGATAGCAACAGAGTCTCCCACTCCACAACCACAACCAACAGGAAACCTTCCCACG TATGGTGCCACTCCAGGCAGTCTGCATCCTCAAG AGTGCAGTCCACAATGCACGACGAGATGCTCGAAAACGGCGTACAAGAAGCCGTGCATGTTCTTCTGCCAAAAATGCTGCTCCAAGTGCCTGTGCGTACCCCCAGGAACCTACGGCAACAAGCAGTTTTGCCCTTGCTACAATAACTGGAAGACCAAGAGAGGAGGACCCAAATGCCCTTGA